The uncultured Cohaesibacter sp. genome window below encodes:
- the rpsB gene encoding 30S ribosomal protein S2 encodes MALPEVSMRSLLEAGVHFGHQTHRWNPKMGKFIFGARNNIHIIDLSQTVPLLNDALKAVSDTVARGGRVLIVGTKRQAAGPVADAAKAAAQYYVNSRWLGGMLTNWKTITQSIQRLRKLDELLEGEGKGFTKKERLTLTRERDKLERALGGIKDMGGVPDLIFVIDTNKEDIAIHEARRLGIPVAAVVDTNCDPDGIDFPVPGNDDASRAISLYCDLIVAAAIDGISRSAGEAGVDLGAAEEGLLESDLDDEDDAEEVEADEVSAE; translated from the coding sequence ATGGCACTTCCTGAAGTTTCCATGCGCTCCCTGCTTGAAGCAGGCGTGCATTTTGGTCACCAGACCCATCGCTGGAACCCGAAAATGGGCAAATTCATTTTCGGCGCTCGCAACAACATCCACATCATCGACCTGTCCCAGACCGTTCCTCTGCTGAACGACGCCCTGAAGGCTGTGTCCGACACCGTCGCTCGTGGTGGCCGCGTTCTGATCGTTGGCACCAAGCGTCAGGCTGCTGGTCCGGTTGCTGATGCTGCCAAGGCTGCTGCACAGTACTATGTCAACTCCCGCTGGCTCGGCGGCATGCTGACCAACTGGAAGACCATCACCCAGTCCATCCAGCGTCTGCGCAAGCTTGACGAACTGCTGGAAGGCGAAGGCAAAGGCTTCACCAAGAAAGAACGCCTGACCCTGACCCGTGAACGCGACAAGCTGGAACGCGCTCTGGGCGGTATCAAGGACATGGGCGGCGTGCCTGACCTGATCTTCGTTATCGACACCAACAAGGAAGACATCGCCATTCACGAAGCCCGTCGTCTGGGCATACCGGTTGCTGCAGTGGTTGATACCAACTGCGATCCGGATGGCATCGATTTCCCGGTTCCGGGCAACGACGACGCTTCCCGCGCAATCTCTCTTTACTGCGACCTGATCGTAGCTGCTGCCATCGACGGTATTTCCCGTTCTGCTGGTGAAGCCGGCGTTGATCTGGGTGCTGCTGAAGAAGGTCTCCTCGAGAGCGATCTCGACGATGAAGACGATGCAGAAGAAGTTGAAGCCGACGAAGTTTCTGCTGAATAA
- a CDS encoding NAD(P)H-binding protein: protein MSKSDEQKTALVLGATGGVGGAVARALLAHGWRVKTLVREGSRHRDRLCPGVEALTGDAMRADDVAAVAEGASVLFHGVNPAGYRNWDKLVLPMIDHSIAAARAVGARIILPGTIYNFDPATTPVVASGTAQTGTTRKGKVRIELERRLRDASRDVPVLIVRSGDFFGPDARSSWFCQGMIKPGRPIGRIDRVTRGGGHSWAYLPDLAEAIAQLADRGDALSMFEELVFGGLYDDTGDLLVFGIQQVVGKELPVRKFPWWLMHLGAPFFGLLREVSEVAPFWHHPMRMDNARLVAILKEEPHTELDEALRATLRSLGCL from the coding sequence ATGAGCAAGTCCGATGAACAGAAGACCGCGCTGGTGTTGGGCGCAACGGGAGGTGTCGGCGGGGCCGTTGCCAGAGCGCTGCTTGCCCATGGATGGCGGGTGAAAACCCTCGTGCGGGAAGGCTCCAGACACCGGGACCGGCTGTGCCCGGGTGTAGAGGCTTTGACTGGCGATGCCATGCGGGCGGACGATGTGGCAGCAGTCGCAGAGGGAGCGTCGGTGCTGTTCCATGGCGTAAACCCGGCAGGTTATCGGAACTGGGATAAGCTGGTGCTGCCGATGATTGATCACTCCATCGCGGCGGCACGGGCTGTCGGTGCCAGGATTATCCTGCCTGGCACGATCTACAATTTCGATCCGGCGACAACCCCCGTCGTTGCCAGTGGAACCGCCCAAACCGGCACGACCCGCAAGGGCAAGGTGCGGATTGAGCTTGAGAGACGGTTGCGGGACGCAAGCCGTGACGTGCCGGTGCTGATTGTGCGGTCGGGGGACTTCTTCGGGCCGGATGCTCGGTCAAGCTGGTTCTGTCAGGGAATGATCAAGCCGGGTCGACCGATTGGCAGGATCGACCGTGTGACCAGAGGGGGCGGGCACAGCTGGGCCTACCTGCCTGATCTGGCCGAAGCGATTGCCCAACTGGCAGATCGAGGCGACGCGCTTTCTATGTTCGAAGAGCTTGTTTTTGGCGGCCTGTATGACGACACCGGTGATCTGCTTGTTTTCGGCATTCAGCAGGTTGTCGGGAAGGAGCTTCCGGTGCGGAAGTTCCCCTGGTGGCTGATGCATCTGGGGGCGCCATTTTTCGGCCTTTTGCGTGAGGTGTCGGAGGTGGCGCCCTTTTGGCATCATCCGATGCGGATGGATAACGCCCGTCTTGTTGCCATCTTGAAAGAAGAGCCGCACACCGAGCTCGATGAGGCTCTTCGCGCGACTCTTCGCTCTCTTGGTTGTCTTTAG
- a CDS encoding LysR family transcriptional regulator, with product MSKMISWDDQRFFLAVLEEGSLSGAARRLGVSQPTVRSRIEALEQTTGVTLFTRSLNGLTPTDHARHLRTSARAMALASEAFLRQASAPPGEIAGTVRLSVPEVMGTEIIPEMLAPLRKAYPLIQIELELSNDAADVLHQEVDLAVRTFAPSQNALVARKVASIPLGFFAREDYLQEHGEPRTLADLKDHATIGPDRNKSDLQLVRSLGLETWALPKIRTDSHPAQLAAALAGLGIAYLQVPIGRRHPSLRQVLLDIPPYALDTWIVTHEDLRHEPRIRAAFDCLVEGFSSYVRKSPIAKRP from the coding sequence ATGAGCAAAATGATTTCATGGGACGATCAGCGCTTCTTCCTCGCCGTCCTTGAAGAGGGAAGCCTTTCCGGTGCAGCACGTCGCCTTGGCGTGTCTCAGCCCACCGTGCGCAGCCGCATCGAAGCGCTGGAACAGACAACCGGCGTGACTCTGTTTACCCGTTCGCTCAATGGCCTGACCCCGACCGACCACGCCCGGCATCTGCGCACGAGCGCCAGAGCGATGGCGTTGGCCTCGGAGGCTTTCCTGCGACAGGCCTCGGCCCCACCGGGAGAAATCGCTGGCACAGTGCGGCTGAGTGTTCCAGAAGTGATGGGGACGGAGATCATACCAGAAATGCTGGCCCCGTTGCGAAAGGCCTATCCCCTAATCCAGATCGAGCTGGAGCTGAGCAACGATGCTGCCGATGTCCTGCATCAGGAGGTGGACTTGGCCGTCCGCACCTTCGCCCCGTCCCAAAACGCCCTTGTTGCGCGCAAGGTGGCGAGCATCCCGTTGGGATTTTTTGCCCGGGAAGACTATCTGCAGGAACATGGAGAGCCGCGAACATTGGCCGATCTCAAGGATCATGCCACGATCGGCCCGGACCGCAACAAGAGCGACCTTCAACTGGTTCGCAGTCTCGGTCTTGAAACCTGGGCTCTGCCGAAAATCCGCACCGACAGCCACCCCGCGCAACTGGCCGCAGCCCTTGCCGGTCTTGGCATCGCCTATCTTCAAGTCCCGATCGGCAGGCGGCACCCGTCTTTAAGACAGGTTCTGTTGGACATCCCGCCCTACGCCCTCGATACATGGATCGTCACCCACGAGGACCTGCGCCATGAACCGCGCATCCGCGCCGCCTTTGACTGCCTCGTTGAAGGCTTTTCCTCCTATGTCCGCAAAAGCCCGATCGCAAAACGCCCCTAA
- the pyrH gene encoding UMP kinase yields the protein MDNLKYKRVLLKVSGEALMGEQGFGIDQKMVARVAQEIADVRALGVEVGVVIGGGNIFRGVSVAAKGGDRVRGDHMGMLATVMNVLAMTNALETIDVPVVAMSAIAMDEICEQFTQRAAKAYLAEGKVVLFAAGTGNPFVTTDSGAALRAAEMQCDALLKGTQVDGVYSADPRKDPTAVRYDTITYTEVLKQGLKVMDAAAIALAQEANIPIIVYSLHEPNCLLDVLQGRGRATVVSS from the coding sequence ATGGATAATTTAAAATACAAGAGGGTTCTGCTGAAGGTGTCTGGCGAAGCCTTGATGGGGGAGCAGGGGTTCGGAATTGACCAGAAGATGGTTGCACGCGTTGCTCAGGAAATCGCTGATGTGCGAGCCCTCGGAGTTGAAGTTGGCGTGGTTATTGGCGGTGGCAACATCTTCCGTGGTGTTTCGGTCGCGGCCAAGGGTGGTGATCGGGTGCGCGGCGACCACATGGGCATGCTGGCAACCGTGATGAACGTTCTCGCCATGACCAATGCGCTTGAGACCATCGATGTTCCCGTTGTTGCCATGTCGGCGATTGCCATGGATGAAATCTGCGAACAGTTCACACAGCGCGCAGCCAAGGCCTATCTGGCTGAGGGCAAGGTGGTTCTCTTTGCGGCCGGAACCGGCAATCCATTCGTGACGACGGATTCGGGTGCAGCTCTGCGGGCGGCCGAGATGCAATGTGATGCTCTGCTGAAAGGCACACAGGTCGATGGCGTCTACTCCGCAGATCCGCGTAAGGATCCAACTGCGGTGCGTTATGATACGATTACTTACACCGAAGTCCTCAAGCAAGGGCTCAAGGTTATGGACGCTGCTGCGATTGCGCTTGCTCAAGAGGCGAATATACCGATAATTGTTTATTCACTGCATGAACCCAACTGTCTGCTGGATGTTTTGCAGGGCAGGGGTCGTGCAACCGTGGTTTCGAGCTAG
- the dxr gene encoding 1-deoxy-D-xylulose-5-phosphate reductoisomerase → MSKSSSSDTPAPTYSGAQKSISVLGASGSVGDSALDIINGSPERYRVDALTANRNVHKLAKAAIASRARLAVVADESCYGALKEALSGHDIEVGAGQGAVEEAASRPADIVIGAIVGAAGICPTLAALKAGNQVALANKEALVCAGDLVMAEAKRLGKPILPVDSEHSAVFQVYERDNASEVLEVVLTASGGPFRTWDKEAIANASIDEALNHPNFSMGSKITIDSASMMNKGLELIEAHHLYGLPSERLSVVVHPQQIIHGMVAYSDGSLLAQLGAPDMRIPVAHCLAWPHRAPADTDRISLVDIGKFTFEAPDYERFPCMQLARNALEMGGSLPNILNAANEIAVAAFLAGGMSFGGIAVLVEKVMAEFLRRGEVDAANDVADVLALDKAARNVASQLLATEF, encoded by the coding sequence ATGTCAAAGTCTTCCTCCAGTGACACTCCCGCGCCCACCTATTCGGGAGCGCAGAAATCAATTTCCGTTTTGGGAGCGAGTGGATCGGTTGGAGACTCCGCACTCGACATCATCAATGGCTCGCCTGAGCGCTACCGTGTTGATGCGCTGACGGCCAATCGCAACGTTCACAAACTTGCAAAAGCGGCGATAGCCTCCAGGGCCCGCCTCGCGGTGGTTGCTGACGAGAGCTGCTATGGTGCTCTGAAAGAGGCGCTTTCGGGCCACGACATCGAAGTTGGGGCCGGTCAGGGTGCGGTCGAAGAGGCGGCGTCCCGTCCTGCGGACATCGTGATCGGCGCCATCGTCGGGGCTGCCGGAATCTGCCCCACTCTGGCGGCGCTGAAGGCGGGCAATCAGGTGGCTCTGGCCAACAAGGAGGCGCTTGTCTGCGCCGGTGATCTGGTGATGGCCGAAGCGAAGCGGCTTGGCAAGCCGATCCTGCCGGTCGATTCCGAGCATAGTGCCGTTTTTCAGGTCTATGAGCGGGACAATGCCAGTGAAGTTCTCGAGGTTGTTCTGACTGCATCTGGTGGGCCATTTCGCACCTGGGACAAGGAAGCGATAGCCAATGCTTCCATCGATGAAGCGCTTAACCATCCGAACTTTTCCATGGGCAGCAAGATCACCATCGACAGCGCGTCGATGATGAACAAGGGGCTGGAGTTGATCGAGGCGCACCATCTGTATGGGTTGCCCTCGGAACGGCTGTCCGTGGTTGTGCATCCACAGCAGATCATTCACGGCATGGTGGCCTACAGCGATGGCTCGCTGCTGGCCCAGCTTGGCGCTCCGGATATGCGCATTCCGGTTGCCCATTGCCTTGCCTGGCCGCACAGGGCTCCGGCTGATACGGACCGGATCTCTCTTGTCGATATCGGCAAATTCACCTTCGAAGCCCCCGACTATGAGCGCTTTCCCTGCATGCAACTGGCAAGGAATGCTCTGGAAATGGGGGGCAGTCTGCCCAATATTCTCAATGCGGCCAATGAGATTGCCGTCGCGGCCTTCCTTGCTGGCGGGATGTCATTTGGCGGTATTGCCGTTCTGGTTGAAAAGGTCATGGCCGAATTTCTGCGCCGAGGCGAGGTGGATGCAGCCAATGACGTGGCGGATGTTCTGGCGCTCGACAAGGCGGCCCGTAACGTGGCCAGCCAGCTTCTGGCGACCGAGTTCTGA
- a CDS encoding AraC family transcriptional regulator, translating to MRSKDHSVFNFLRDSSSAIRHGSLDLGFGRSCAIWSNSQDHLTYDDLEGHALSFYVRDGQDVWRVDQEPKHGWPGAMCIFPQGQSSEWLVNGPLTMMHLYLPDEELRRCYSEMMDRDGRQIELAEATYVSPDDLIVPFSHLFQATNERNLLGAEEAMVELIAGVLAQKRFHGEVVAPMRGGLSAPVRRRLVDYIEANLDQVIHLRDLGQIANLSEFHLQRSFKQTCGVSPNLYIAHRRVERAKGLIRAGEPLAQVADACGFSSQSHFTRSFKTGTGATPAAYRKGVA from the coding sequence ATGCGCTCCAAGGATCATTCTGTTTTCAACTTTTTGCGCGACAGTTCATCCGCGATAAGGCACGGCAGCCTTGATCTCGGCTTTGGCCGGTCCTGCGCGATCTGGAGCAACAGTCAGGACCATCTCACCTATGATGATCTTGAGGGACATGCCCTGAGCTTTTATGTGCGGGATGGACAGGATGTCTGGCGCGTTGATCAGGAGCCAAAGCATGGCTGGCCGGGAGCGATGTGCATCTTCCCTCAGGGGCAGAGCTCGGAATGGCTGGTCAATGGCCCGCTGACCATGATGCATCTCTATCTGCCGGATGAGGAATTGCGGCGCTGTTACAGCGAGATGATGGATCGGGACGGGCGGCAGATCGAACTTGCCGAAGCCACCTATGTTTCGCCGGATGACCTGATCGTGCCATTCTCCCATCTGTTTCAGGCTACCAACGAGCGCAATCTGTTGGGAGCTGAAGAGGCGATGGTCGAGCTGATCGCCGGTGTTCTCGCCCAGAAGCGGTTTCATGGCGAGGTGGTTGCGCCCATGCGTGGCGGCTTGTCGGCTCCGGTCAGGCGGCGTCTGGTCGATTATATCGAGGCCAATCTGGATCAGGTGATTCATCTGAGAGATCTTGGCCAGATTGCCAATCTCAGCGAGTTTCATCTGCAGCGCAGTTTCAAGCAGACCTGCGGCGTTTCGCCCAATCTCTATATCGCCCACCGTCGGGTGGAGCGGGCCAAGGGGTTGATCCGGGCAGGTGAACCGCTGGCTCAAGTGGCCGATGCCTGTGGCTTCTCCAGCCAGAGCCATTTCACCCGCAGCTTCAAGACCGGCACGGGGGCAACTCCTGCGGCTTATCGCAAGGGAGTTGCCTAG
- a CDS encoding phosphatidate cytidylyltransferase — translation MSDTEEKAQVKSLWSDLALRIVSGVVLAVAAFAVTWWGGLAYSLFFGVVTVLIYREWVAMVGEAPTGTPALTGYIAVLGSLFCFYFGDWQAGLAIPVFGAGYLLIARCSYAAARWCAGGIIYAGLFGAAMLLLRQDATHGFAAILILFALVWGTDVSAYFVGKFVGGPKLWRRVSPKKTWSGSLGGLVLGTGFSVVVAIILGLQPSVTMVTMLGGLSVLSQVGDLAESQMKRMFGVKDSGTLIPGHGGVMDRVDGLLFAVVAAAVIGFAFADIHSVATGFLIQ, via the coding sequence GTGAGTGACACGGAGGAAAAGGCACAAGTGAAGTCCCTATGGTCCGATCTGGCCTTGAGGATCGTGTCCGGTGTCGTGCTTGCGGTTGCCGCTTTCGCTGTGACCTGGTGGGGCGGATTGGCCTATTCACTGTTTTTCGGTGTGGTTACCGTTTTGATCTATCGGGAGTGGGTTGCCATGGTCGGGGAGGCGCCGACAGGCACGCCTGCGTTGACCGGCTATATTGCGGTGCTCGGATCCCTGTTCTGTTTCTATTTCGGTGACTGGCAGGCCGGGCTTGCCATTCCGGTGTTCGGGGCCGGATATCTGTTGATCGCCCGCTGTTCCTATGCTGCAGCCCGCTGGTGCGCAGGGGGGATCATCTACGCTGGACTGTTCGGCGCGGCAATGCTTTTGCTACGGCAGGATGCGACACATGGTTTCGCCGCGATACTGATCCTGTTTGCGCTCGTCTGGGGAACGGATGTCTCTGCCTATTTTGTCGGTAAATTCGTCGGTGGACCCAAGCTGTGGCGCCGGGTTTCACCCAAGAAAACCTGGTCCGGCTCGCTTGGCGGACTTGTTCTGGGTACCGGCTTTTCCGTTGTCGTGGCCATCATCCTCGGGCTTCAGCCGAGTGTGACAATGGTTACAATGCTCGGTGGACTTTCTGTGCTCTCTCAGGTGGGAGACCTTGCGGAGTCACAAATGAAGCGTATGTTTGGCGTCAAGGATTCCGGTACGCTCATCCCAGGTCATGGCGGTGTGATGGATCGCGTCGACGGTCTGCTGTTCGCTGTTGTGGCTGCTGCTGTCATCGGATTTGCCTTTGCGGATATCCATTCCGTGGCGACCGGTTTTCTGATCCAGTGA
- the frr gene encoding ribosome recycling factor, protein MSAEELDLDDLERRMKGALSVLKSDLSGLRTGRASIALLDPITVSAYGQTMPINQVGTVSVPEPRMLSIQVWDKGMVGAVEKAIRESNIGINPVTDGQLLRLPIPELNEERRQEMVKIAHSYAENTKVSVRHIRRDGMDLCKKAEKDGMSEDDARLYNDEIQELTNKYVAEVDNLLSTKEAEIMQV, encoded by the coding sequence ATGTCTGCCGAAGAACTGGATCTTGACGACCTTGAACGCCGAATGAAGGGGGCTCTGTCTGTTCTCAAATCAGATCTGTCCGGTTTGAGAACCGGGCGTGCATCCATCGCACTTCTGGACCCGATCACGGTATCGGCCTATGGGCAGACCATGCCGATCAACCAGGTTGGCACTGTATCCGTTCCGGAACCGCGTATGCTTTCGATCCAGGTTTGGGACAAAGGCATGGTCGGCGCCGTTGAAAAGGCGATTCGTGAATCCAACATCGGTATCAACCCGGTGACTGACGGTCAGCTGCTGCGTCTGCCGATTCCTGAGCTCAACGAAGAGCGCCGTCAGGAAATGGTCAAGATTGCGCATTCTTATGCCGAGAACACGAAAGTTTCTGTCCGTCACATTCGTCGTGATGGCATGGACCTTTGCAAGAAGGCCGAGAAAGACGGCATGAGCGAAGATGATGCCCGTCTCTACAACGACGAGATTCAGGAACTGACCAACAAATATGTTGCCGAGGTCGACAACCTGCTCTCGACAAAAGAAGCCGAGATCATGCAGGTCTAG
- the tsf gene encoding translation elongation factor Ts has translation MAITASMVKELREISGAGMMDCKKALGETDGDMEAAIDWLRTKGLAKAAKKSGRIAAEGLIAIAGAGNKAALAEVNAETDFVSRNDQFQELARNIASVVVEAGDDLEAILAADYPTGGTVSETITNAVATIGENMNLRRGKVLSVDKGVVASYMHSATAPGLGRLGVLVALESEGDAEKLDALGKQIAMHIAATNPLAATTEEVDPSAIEREKAVFSEQARESGKPENIIEKMVEGRMRKFFEEVVLLKQTFVIDGENTVEQAIKNAEKEVGAPIKLVSFARFALGEGIEKKEEDFAAEVAAAAGK, from the coding sequence ATGGCTATTACAGCATCAATGGTGAAAGAGCTCCGTGAGATTTCTGGCGCGGGCATGATGGACTGCAAAAAGGCTCTGGGTGAAACCGACGGTGACATGGAAGCCGCAATCGACTGGTTGCGCACCAAAGGTCTGGCGAAGGCTGCCAAGAAATCCGGTCGTATCGCTGCTGAAGGGCTTATCGCCATCGCCGGTGCCGGCAACAAGGCTGCTCTTGCAGAAGTCAACGCCGAAACCGACTTCGTATCCCGTAACGACCAGTTCCAGGAACTGGCTCGCAACATCGCTTCTGTTGTTGTTGAAGCCGGTGACGATCTGGAAGCCATTCTGGCTGCAGACTACCCGACTGGTGGCACGGTTTCTGAAACCATCACCAACGCTGTCGCAACCATTGGCGAAAACATGAACCTGCGTCGCGGCAAGGTGCTGAGCGTGGACAAGGGCGTTGTTGCTTCCTACATGCACTCCGCTACCGCTCCTGGCCTCGGTCGTCTGGGCGTTCTGGTTGCTCTGGAATCCGAAGGCGATGCAGAAAAGCTCGACGCTCTGGGCAAACAGATCGCCATGCACATTGCTGCAACCAACCCGCTCGCTGCTACCACCGAGGAAGTTGATCCTTCCGCGATCGAGCGCGAAAAGGCTGTGTTCTCCGAACAGGCTCGCGAATCCGGCAAACCTGAAAACATCATCGAAAAGATGGTTGAAGGCCGTATGCGCAAGTTCTTCGAAGAAGTCGTTCTGCTGAAACAGACCTTCGTTATCGACGGCGAAAATACCGTTGAGCAGGCAATCAAGAATGCCGAGAAGGAAGTTGGCGCACCAATCAAGCTTGTCTCTTTCGCTCGCTTCGCTCTTGGCGAAGGCATTGAGAAGAAAGAAGAAGACTTTGCAGCTGAAGTTGCTGCTGCTGCTGGCAAATAA
- a CDS encoding isoprenyl transferase produces the protein MVIPRHLAVIMDGNGRWAKARKLTRTHGHRQGVVAVREIVSNCIDLGISYLTLFAFSSENWSRPPSEISDLLGLLKLFINKDLATLHKQNVRVRVIGSRVGLDDDIIALLDKAETLTANNGGLNLMIAFNYGARQEITDMVRHLARQVEMGQMTADQISEALVSQSLYTAGIPDPDVIVRTSGEQRLSNFLLWQAAYSEFIFVDCFWPDFDRRQLELALTEYGRRNRRFGGLKTDEPELEQNAVASGG, from the coding sequence ATGGTCATACCTCGGCATCTGGCTGTCATCATGGACGGAAACGGGCGTTGGGCCAAGGCTCGCAAGCTGACCCGTACCCATGGGCACCGACAGGGCGTCGTTGCCGTTCGTGAAATCGTTTCCAATTGCATTGATCTGGGCATCTCCTATCTGACGCTGTTTGCCTTCAGTTCGGAGAACTGGTCTCGTCCCCCCTCGGAAATCAGCGACCTGCTGGGTCTGCTAAAGCTTTTCATCAACAAGGATCTGGCAACGCTGCACAAGCAGAATGTGCGTGTGCGGGTCATTGGCAGCCGTGTCGGGCTTGATGATGATATCATCGCGCTGCTGGACAAGGCCGAGACATTGACGGCGAACAATGGCGGTCTCAATCTGATGATCGCATTTAACTACGGGGCCCGTCAGGAAATTACCGATATGGTGCGCCATCTGGCCAGGCAGGTCGAGATGGGGCAGATGACTGCGGATCAGATCTCCGAGGCTCTGGTATCTCAATCACTTTATACCGCAGGCATCCCCGATCCTGACGTGATCGTCCGGACGAGCGGGGAGCAGCGGCTTAGCAACTTCCTCTTGTGGCAGGCGGCCTATTCGGAATTCATCTTTGTCGATTGCTTTTGGCCAGATTTTGATCGGCGTCAGCTTGAGCTGGCACTTACGGAATATGGCCGCCGCAATCGCCGCTTTGGTGGATTGAAGACGGATGAGCCGGAACTGGAGCAGAATGCTGTTGCTTCGGGCGGCTAG
- a CDS encoding DMT family transporter translates to MIPFLFASTVLIWGTTWFAIALQSGPVPALVSVFYRFATAGLLFLVLLAATGRLRLPNRKHQIWIIAQALCLFSLNFLCFYNAVHYIPSGLESVIFSLATIFNAVNARIFYGDRITRQVILASLCGVGGLTLMFGRDILSAGGTDVLLGVGLAMLGTMFFSFGNMVSRHNSQIGISPVIANAWGMGYGALILLALITITETPIVLPTGSAYIGALLYLAIFGSIVGFTTYLMLVAKIGSAKAAYMTVLFPIIALAVSTLFEGYVWHWTGVLGLALALTGNLIIFAPRKRRLPQAPAQPAPVADA, encoded by the coding sequence ATGATCCCGTTTCTTTTCGCATCCACTGTCCTGATCTGGGGCACCACCTGGTTCGCCATTGCTCTTCAGAGCGGCCCGGTTCCGGCGCTCGTGTCCGTTTTCTATCGCTTTGCAACAGCGGGCCTATTGTTTCTGGTCCTGCTGGCAGCCACAGGCCGCCTGCGCCTGCCAAACAGGAAGCATCAAATCTGGATCATTGCTCAGGCGCTATGCCTGTTCAGTCTGAACTTCCTCTGCTTCTACAATGCCGTACACTACATTCCCTCAGGCCTTGAATCGGTGATCTTCTCGCTGGCGACGATCTTCAATGCCGTCAATGCCCGCATCTTCTATGGTGACCGGATCACCAGGCAGGTGATTCTGGCCAGCCTCTGCGGGGTTGGAGGCCTGACCCTGATGTTCGGACGGGACATTCTCTCGGCTGGCGGCACGGATGTATTGCTCGGCGTGGGGCTCGCCATGCTGGGAACGATGTTCTTCTCGTTCGGCAACATGGTTTCCCGTCACAACAGCCAGATCGGCATTTCGCCCGTGATCGCCAACGCATGGGGCATGGGATATGGTGCGCTCATCCTGCTGGCGCTCATCACCATCACCGAAACACCAATCGTCCTGCCGACTGGCTCGGCCTACATCGGAGCCCTGCTCTATCTGGCCATATTCGGCTCGATTGTCGGCTTCACCACCTATCTGATGCTGGTGGCCAAGATCGGCTCGGCCAAAGCGGCCTATATGACGGTGCTGTTCCCCATCATCGCCCTTGCCGTCTCGACACTGTTCGAAGGCTATGTCTGGCACTGGACCGGCGTCCTCGGCCTTGCACTCGCCCTCACCGGCAATCTGATTATTTTTGCCCCACGCAAGCGACGCCTGCCACAGGCTCCGGCCCAGCCAGCCCCCGTTGCAGACGCCTGA